A part of Actinobaculum sp. 313 genomic DNA contains:
- a CDS encoding NCS2 family permease — MSDTAAGTAEAPAKNILEKHFHLSERGSSIGQELRGGMVTFFAMAYILVLNPTILSGTDSTGAYLGGGAEANVPAIAAGTALVAGVMTLLMGAVANFPLALAAGLGLNSMVASIIVKLPGMTWADGMGIIVIEGIVVVLLVLTGLREAIFRAVPKYLRTAISVGIGLFVTIVGLVNAGIVRQGSGTALSFGVDGSISTWPLLVFVVGLFLTIILMARRVKGGILIGIVVSTVFAILIEWRGNLGTASAENVGGWGLSIPRLDGAPVQVPDFATLGQFSVTGPFQKLGVIAVVVLAFSVMLADFFDTMGTMVAVGSEGGLLDENGNPRNTFRILLIDSLAAVAGGAGGVSSNTAYIESSTGVADGARTGLASIFTGTFFLLATFLAPLAGVVPNEAAAPALVAVGFLMMQQVSELEWSDLATAIPAFLTIVFMPFGYSITVGIGVGFISHTVMQVASGRIRKIHPLMWVVSALFIVYFLLGPIQSALNM, encoded by the coding sequence GTGAGCGATACAGCTGCGGGCACGGCTGAGGCGCCGGCCAAGAACATCCTTGAAAAACACTTCCACCTAAGCGAGCGCGGCTCATCAATCGGACAAGAACTGCGCGGCGGTATGGTCACCTTCTTCGCGATGGCCTACATCCTTGTTCTCAATCCAACAATTCTCAGCGGTACCGACTCCACCGGCGCCTACCTGGGCGGTGGCGCGGAGGCGAATGTTCCGGCTATCGCCGCCGGTACCGCCCTGGTCGCCGGCGTGATGACCCTGCTCATGGGCGCGGTTGCCAATTTCCCGCTGGCCCTCGCCGCTGGGTTGGGGCTGAACTCCATGGTGGCCTCCATTATTGTCAAACTGCCCGGCATGACGTGGGCCGACGGCATGGGCATCATCGTTATCGAGGGCATTGTTGTTGTGTTGCTGGTACTCACCGGGCTGCGCGAGGCGATATTCCGTGCCGTTCCGAAGTATTTGCGCACGGCCATTTCGGTGGGCATCGGCCTATTCGTGACCATTGTGGGGCTGGTGAATGCGGGAATCGTTCGCCAGGGCAGCGGCACGGCCCTCTCCTTCGGAGTGGATGGATCGATTTCTACCTGGCCGCTGCTGGTTTTCGTCGTGGGGCTCTTCCTCACAATTATTCTTATGGCGCGCCGAGTCAAAGGCGGGATTCTCATCGGAATCGTCGTCTCCACGGTGTTCGCCATTCTCATCGAGTGGCGCGGCAATTTGGGAACTGCCAGTGCCGAGAATGTGGGCGGCTGGGGGCTGTCCATTCCCCGGCTGGATGGCGCACCGGTGCAGGTGCCAGACTTCGCCACCCTCGGCCAGTTCTCGGTGACCGGGCCTTTTCAAAAGCTGGGGGTGATCGCCGTCGTCGTCCTTGCCTTCTCCGTCATGCTGGCGGACTTCTTCGACACCATGGGAACGATGGTGGCCGTCGGCTCTGAGGGCGGCCTGCTGGACGAGAACGGCAACCCGCGCAACACCTTCCGCATTCTACTTATCGACTCGCTGGCGGCGGTGGCCGGTGGCGCGGGCGGAGTATCCTCCAACACCGCGTATATCGAATCCTCTACTGGCGTGGCCGATGGGGCACGCACCGGGCTCGCCTCCATTTTCACGGGGACCTTCTTCCTGCTGGCTACATTCCTAGCGCCGCTGGCCGGGGTGGTACCCAATGAAGCGGCGGCCCCGGCGTTGGTGGCGGTGGGCTTCCTGATGATGCAGCAGGTATCCGAACTGGAATGGTCCGATCTGGCGACGGCGATCCCCGCCTTCCTCACCATCGTGTTCATGCCCTTCGGCTACTCGATCACCGTGGGAATCGGTGTGGGCTTCATCAGCCACACCGTGATGCAGGTGGCGAGCGGGCGCATACGCAAGATCCACCCGCTTATGTGGGTTGTGTCCGCCTTGTTCATCGTGTACTTCCTGCTTGGCCCCATCCAGAGCGCGTTGAATATGTAG
- a CDS encoding MFS transporter — MGRTFSSLRYFNYRIWFFSALVANTGTWMQRVAQDWLVLAILTDDNSFAIGVVTALQFAPILFIMPFAGSLADHFDKRKIILLTQTFQALLAFALGGLVLAGIATTAIVCGFALLLGVANAFDNPARLVFVSELVAPRDLPNAIGLNSTSFNVARLIGPALAGVLVAVVGPGWVFLINGFSFIATIAALLVMRPAEFFTATSPRKPREKGRVRAGLRYVRSRSDLKVIFVVTGVIACLGMNFQLTTASMARVVFDKQAGNTGFSAPFWRSVR, encoded by the coding sequence ATGGGGCGAACATTCTCCAGCTTGCGTTATTTCAACTACCGGATCTGGTTCTTCTCGGCTCTGGTGGCGAATACCGGGACCTGGATGCAGCGGGTCGCCCAGGATTGGTTGGTTCTTGCCATCCTCACGGATGATAATTCCTTCGCCATTGGCGTGGTCACCGCACTGCAGTTCGCCCCCATACTCTTCATCATGCCCTTCGCGGGTTCGCTCGCCGATCACTTCGACAAGCGGAAGATCATACTCCTGACGCAGACCTTCCAAGCTCTGCTCGCCTTCGCCCTCGGCGGTTTAGTACTAGCCGGAATCGCCACAACTGCCATTGTCTGCGGCTTCGCCCTTCTGCTTGGTGTGGCGAACGCCTTCGACAACCCCGCTCGCCTGGTGTTCGTCTCCGAACTTGTAGCGCCGCGCGATCTTCCCAACGCCATCGGTTTGAACTCCACCAGCTTCAATGTGGCGCGCCTGATCGGCCCGGCGTTGGCAGGCGTGCTGGTGGCCGTTGTTGGTCCGGGGTGGGTATTCCTCATCAACGGCTTCTCCTTTATCGCAACGATTGCGGCGCTGCTGGTGATGCGTCCGGCGGAGTTCTTCACGGCTACATCCCCGCGCAAACCGCGCGAAAAGGGTCGTGTTCGGGCTGGACTGCGTTATGTGCGGTCACGTTCGGATCTCAAGGTCATCTTTGTGGTGACAGGTGTTATCGCCTGCCTCGGTATGAACTTCCAACTGACCACTGCCTCCATGGCCCGCGTGGTGTTTGATAAGCAGGCGGGGAATACGGGCTTCTCGGCTCCGTTCTGGCGATCGGTTCGTTGA
- a CDS encoding MFS transporter, whose amino-acid sequence MTGALLAARRRSQPRVRLVVAMAFAFALAAGVNAVMPTYPTYAISLIPVGLVILTLLTSANTSVQMSTEPEMRGRVMSLYQAVMQGSAPVGALIVGWICEVISPRWGVGIGAIGALIVGIAAYVWGRRNWDVAVHYHWHSHPHVEIIGPLERQQQEHSEGDGLGAGPTPGDDAK is encoded by the coding sequence TTGACCGGAGCGCTGCTCGCCGCCCGGCGGCGTAGCCAACCGCGGGTGAGACTGGTAGTGGCGATGGCCTTCGCCTTCGCGCTGGCAGCCGGCGTCAACGCGGTGATGCCCACGTATCCCACCTATGCCATCTCGCTTATTCCGGTGGGACTTGTCATCCTCACCCTGCTCACCAGTGCCAACACCTCGGTGCAGATGTCCACTGAACCGGAGATGCGCGGGCGGGTGATGTCCTTGTACCAGGCGGTTATGCAGGGCAGTGCGCCGGTTGGAGCGTTGATCGTCGGATGGATCTGCGAGGTGATCAGTCCGCGCTGGGGCGTGGGAATCGGAGCGATCGGTGCGTTGATCGTCGGCATCGCTGCTTATGTCTGGGGGAGGCGTAACTGGGACGTGGCGGTGCATTACCACTGGCACTCGCACCCGCATGTCGAGATCATCGGGCCGTTGGAGCGCCAGCAGCAGGAACATAGCGAGGGCGACGGGTTGGGTGCGGGTCCAACCCCGGGCGATGACGCAAAATAG
- the serC gene encoding phosphoserine transaminase: protein MRTTIPAHLLPTDGRFGSGPSKARPEQLARVADAASPMGTSHRQAPVKNLVGQIRAQLTELFHLPEGYEVMLGNGGASLVWDAIAFTAVESRAQAAVFGEFSAKAAHAVGRVPWAEVDIQSAEPGRLARCVDRGEENDAVDTYFYPQNETSTGVFSPVTRYGRSRGSHQHPGALTLVDATSSAGGVTVDISQTDLYYFSPQKCFGADGGLWIAVASPAAIERIERLGSTRWVPDILNLELALRNSRKDQTLNTPSIANLLLIAEQTEWMLSSGGLDAMAERTAASSALIYEWAENRPEATPFVANAADRSPVVATIDFDESVDTRTISAFLRENGIVDIDPYRSLGRNQFRFGTFPNVEPDDVAALLTCIDWAIEHM from the coding sequence ATGCGCACTACCATCCCTGCCCATCTCCTTCCCACCGACGGCCGCTTCGGCTCGGGACCTTCAAAAGCACGCCCCGAACAGCTCGCACGTGTTGCGGATGCGGCTTCTCCCATGGGAACCTCGCATCGGCAAGCACCCGTGAAGAATCTGGTCGGTCAGATCCGTGCCCAGCTAACCGAGCTCTTCCATCTTCCGGAGGGGTACGAGGTTATGCTTGGCAACGGCGGCGCCAGCCTGGTGTGGGATGCCATCGCTTTCACCGCCGTTGAAAGCCGCGCGCAGGCCGCTGTTTTCGGCGAGTTCTCCGCTAAGGCCGCCCACGCGGTGGGGCGCGTTCCGTGGGCGGAGGTTGATATCCAATCTGCGGAACCCGGCCGTCTGGCACGCTGCGTGGACCGCGGCGAGGAGAACGACGCCGTCGACACATACTTCTATCCCCAGAATGAGACTTCTACCGGAGTGTTTTCTCCGGTAACACGTTATGGGCGTAGCAGGGGCTCCCATCAACACCCCGGAGCACTCACCCTCGTTGACGCCACATCGAGTGCGGGCGGCGTCACCGTAGACATATCGCAAACCGACCTCTACTACTTCTCACCGCAAAAGTGTTTCGGCGCCGACGGCGGCCTATGGATCGCCGTGGCCTCCCCCGCTGCCATTGAGCGCATCGAACGGCTCGGTTCTACCCGCTGGGTGCCGGATATTCTCAATCTCGAGCTCGCGCTGCGGAACTCGCGCAAAGATCAAACGCTGAATACCCCGAGTATCGCGAACCTGTTGCTCATCGCCGAACAGACCGAATGGATGCTCAGCAGCGGCGGGCTCGATGCCATGGCGGAGCGCACTGCCGCATCGTCTGCGTTGATTTACGAGTGGGCCGAGAACCGCCCCGAAGCAACACCCTTCGTCGCCAATGCCGCCGACCGCTCGCCCGTCGTCGCGACGATTGATTTCGACGAATCGGTTGATACACGTACGATCAGCGCTTTTCTACGTGAGAACGGCATCGTGGACATCGACCCGTACCGCTCCCTGGGCCGTAACCAGTTCCGTTTCGGCACCTTCCCGAATGTGGAGCCCGACGACGTCGCCGCACTGTTGACCTGTATCGACTGGGCAATAGAGCATATGTGA
- a CDS encoding metal-dependent transcriptional regulator — protein MRGHLVDTTEMYLKSVYELEEEGVPPLRARLVERLGQSKPTVSETVARMERDGLMSLDGRAIVLSEEGRLYATQVMRKHRLAERLLLDVIRIPWEDVHEEACRWEHVISDETEQKIAELLGYSRYDPYGNPIPEYGTAGPMGQTAAENGLINGREFLAQNPDGGIAILARIGEILQTDTALLRSLREARIVPGADVTIFIEGARPVICAAGCVELSPWMARHLQLQVAR, from the coding sequence ATGAGGGGCCATTTGGTCGACACGACGGAGATGTATCTCAAGTCGGTCTATGAACTGGAAGAAGAAGGGGTTCCGCCTCTGCGTGCGCGTTTGGTGGAACGACTCGGGCAGTCCAAGCCAACGGTCTCTGAAACAGTTGCGCGCATGGAACGCGATGGGCTGATGTCACTGGATGGGCGTGCGATTGTTCTCTCGGAAGAAGGCCGGTTGTATGCCACGCAGGTGATGCGCAAGCATCGCCTCGCGGAGCGTTTGTTACTGGATGTGATTCGCATTCCGTGGGAGGACGTCCATGAGGAGGCGTGCCGTTGGGAGCATGTGATCTCCGATGAGACCGAGCAGAAGATCGCTGAGCTCCTGGGCTATTCGCGCTATGACCCCTACGGCAACCCGATCCCTGAATACGGTACGGCAGGGCCTATGGGGCAGACGGCTGCTGAGAATGGCCTCATCAACGGGCGTGAATTCCTTGCGCAGAACCCGGATGGTGGAATCGCGATTCTGGCCCGCATTGGTGAGATCTTACAAACGGATACGGCTCTGCTACGTTCACTGCGCGAAGCGCGGATAGTCCCCGGGGCGGATGTGACCATCTTCATTGAGGGGGCCCGTCCGGTCATCTGTGCCGCAGGGTGCGTCGAATTGTCGCCGTGGATGGCGCGCCACCTGCAATTGCAGGTGGCGCGGTAG
- a CDS encoding DedA family protein codes for MGILSDPAALLAALGPWVLPGVAFILFIESGCLFPFLPGDSLIFTAAMLHVQFGIRIEVLLIVGILAAFLGVQVGYFLGSRFGRQLFKPDARILKTEYLYRAEEFFQQYGAASLILSRFVPIVRTFVPIAAGAARMRYGRFVFFNAVGGVGWVGIMTVAGLFLGQFSFVANNIDVIVVIIVLVSVLPIIIGYLRQRSAKKKTTPATAVRDALQEEEGELRMETDTLLPAEAADRNPHHRPQPDQDVELAHDDVQNKPVTD; via the coding sequence ATGGGCATACTCTCCGATCCTGCCGCGTTACTTGCAGCCCTCGGGCCGTGGGTACTGCCTGGCGTTGCTTTCATTCTGTTTATCGAGTCGGGCTGTCTTTTCCCGTTCCTGCCTGGAGACTCATTGATTTTCACCGCCGCCATGCTGCACGTGCAGTTCGGTATCAGAATCGAAGTGTTGCTTATTGTCGGCATTCTGGCCGCATTCCTGGGTGTTCAGGTCGGATACTTCCTTGGATCACGTTTTGGGCGGCAGCTCTTCAAACCGGACGCTCGCATACTGAAGACCGAGTACCTCTACCGCGCGGAGGAGTTCTTCCAGCAGTATGGTGCGGCCTCGCTAATTCTGTCGCGCTTTGTACCGATCGTGCGAACCTTTGTACCCATCGCGGCAGGAGCTGCGCGCATGCGCTACGGTCGCTTCGTCTTCTTCAATGCAGTCGGAGGAGTGGGTTGGGTCGGCATTATGACAGTTGCCGGCCTGTTCCTTGGTCAGTTCTCCTTTGTCGCCAACAATATTGATGTCATCGTTGTCATCATCGTCCTTGTCTCGGTGCTCCCCATAATCATTGGCTATCTGCGGCAGCGTTCGGCCAAGAAGAAGACGACACCCGCAACGGCGGTCCGCGACGCATTGCAAGAGGAAGAAGGCGAGCTCCGAATGGAAACGGACACGCTTCTACCAGCGGAAGCTGCAGACCGAAACCCTCACCACCGCCCGCAACCAGACCAGGATGTAGAGCTGGCGCACGACGACGTCCAGAACAAGCCCGTCACAGACTAG
- a CDS encoding C40 family peptidase: MAGRHAMTRETALETLNSPAGRGLAAAVAVGTVLGVAIPTASADATENREGSREAARLASVAPEATTEVTVDADASWEIAQVAVQAEDSDSSLALDMEVTAPVVEEEVTVEETATSAVADTNTATAAVVGEEAPAASSSNSGLRSQIVAYARQFSGAPYVTGGTTPSGWDCSGFVNYVFGNFGISMPRTSSAIAASFTQVPASQAQPGDLVYWPGHIGIYTGNGMHIAAANPSTGTYEHAVYGSPIYLRVVG; the protein is encoded by the coding sequence ATGGCAGGACGTCACGCGATGACTCGCGAGACTGCGTTGGAAACCCTCAATTCTCCTGCGGGGCGCGGACTTGCTGCTGCGGTGGCAGTGGGAACGGTGCTTGGTGTCGCCATTCCGACAGCCTCAGCTGATGCTACCGAGAACCGTGAAGGTTCGCGCGAGGCGGCACGCCTTGCATCCGTGGCACCGGAGGCCACCACGGAAGTGACGGTGGACGCCGACGCTTCCTGGGAGATTGCTCAGGTTGCGGTGCAAGCGGAGGATTCCGATTCTTCCCTCGCCCTCGACATGGAAGTGACTGCTCCCGTTGTTGAAGAAGAGGTGACGGTCGAGGAGACGGCCACTAGTGCAGTGGCTGATACCAATACTGCGACCGCCGCTGTTGTCGGCGAGGAAGCACCTGCCGCGAGCTCATCGAATTCAGGTCTGCGTTCGCAAATCGTCGCTTACGCTCGACAGTTCTCAGGCGCGCCCTATGTCACCGGAGGCACGACGCCATCGGGCTGGGACTGCTCCGGTTTCGTGAACTACGTGTTTGGAAACTTCGGCATCAGTATGCCGCGCACCTCGAGTGCTATCGCGGCATCATTCACGCAGGTACCGGCTTCGCAAGCGCAGCCCGGTGATCTTGTGTACTGGCCGGGCCACATCGGCATTTACACCGGCAACGGCATGCATATTGCGGCGGCTAACCCATCTACTGGCACGTATGAACATGCAGTGTACGGAAGTCCGATCTACCTGCGTGTGGTGGGCTGA
- a CDS encoding C40 family peptidase, giving the protein MAGRHAKTREAALSTLNSPAGRGLAAAMAFGTALGVAIPSAAADDDSSGANTAGALARKNIASGTVADNTREVTVSEDNEWQISQVDIQTEEATQSPMALDMTVNTPAVEEEEAVTEEVVATANDTAGYADTGSQAATAASSETVVATASGSGTGASISATAQSYIGSPYRWGGTTPAGWDCIGFVRYVYAQYGVQIGGYTTSVLSVGRQVPYSQAQPGDILYWPGHVAIYVGNGQNVGAWNASMGTKVGPNSWLGTPTVIRVFD; this is encoded by the coding sequence ATGGCCGGACGGCACGCGAAGACTCGCGAGGCAGCCCTCAGCACTCTTAACTCCCCCGCAGGACGCGGGCTCGCAGCGGCAATGGCTTTCGGAACGGCGCTCGGCGTCGCAATCCCGTCTGCGGCAGCTGATGATGACAGCAGCGGCGCCAACACAGCAGGTGCCCTCGCGCGTAAGAATATTGCGAGCGGCACGGTAGCGGACAACACGCGGGAAGTCACCGTTTCCGAGGATAACGAGTGGCAGATTTCCCAGGTTGATATTCAAACCGAAGAGGCCACACAGTCCCCCATGGCGCTCGACATGACGGTTAACACCCCGGCGGTCGAGGAAGAAGAAGCCGTCACCGAAGAGGTTGTCGCGACTGCGAACGATACCGCCGGATACGCGGACACCGGCTCGCAGGCTGCTACTGCGGCAAGCAGCGAGACGGTGGTTGCTACCGCAAGTGGTAGCGGCACGGGCGCGTCAATCTCCGCAACGGCTCAGTCCTACATCGGATCCCCGTACCGCTGGGGCGGTACCACACCAGCCGGCTGGGACTGCATTGGCTTCGTGCGTTACGTGTACGCCCAGTACGGTGTTCAGATTGGCGGTTACACCACTTCTGTGCTCTCCGTTGGACGTCAGGTTCCTTATTCGCAGGCTCAGCCCGGTGACATCCTCTACTGGCCCGGACACGTGGCCATTTACGTGGGTAACGGCCAGAATGTTGGCGCGTGGAATGCCAGCATGGGAACAAAGGTCGGCCCGAACTCGTGGCTCGGCACGCCAACCGTCATCCGCGTTTTCGACTGA
- a CDS encoding universal stress protein: MVYQHENLVVCGVDGSEASLNALTWAAHEAASRGARLEIMCCYEERTYSKHVGSGAEGGGLLVERAKEVLDEAGALAAAIHDDVVMALEAADPTKALLERSKKAARVVVGARGGSGGFADRMLGSVASAVSARAYCAVVVVPTPNVKAVLPVKHIVCGVDGSEASRLALRLAIREASRWGARLSCVGAVNFAGATWLPGSEYHQEVLDDVRSGLRDMVEESMQGLDVDVRCHAIEGNPAALMAEFSTAVDLLIVGTRGRGGFAGLLLGSTSQAVLHHAACPTIIVPKRTSQNEDAMGAEVPWQRPS; the protein is encoded by the coding sequence ATGGTTTACCAGCACGAGAATCTTGTTGTCTGCGGCGTCGACGGCTCGGAGGCGTCTTTGAACGCCTTGACATGGGCGGCACACGAAGCGGCGTCGCGAGGCGCCCGGCTCGAGATTATGTGCTGCTACGAAGAACGCACGTATTCCAAGCACGTAGGAAGCGGTGCAGAAGGCGGCGGTCTTCTGGTTGAGCGAGCGAAAGAGGTTCTGGATGAGGCGGGCGCCCTCGCCGCCGCTATTCACGATGACGTCGTCATGGCACTGGAAGCGGCCGACCCGACGAAGGCGCTTTTGGAGCGCTCGAAGAAGGCGGCACGTGTCGTTGTAGGCGCACGTGGCGGTTCGGGTGGTTTTGCGGACCGTATGCTGGGCTCCGTGGCCTCGGCGGTTTCGGCCCGCGCGTACTGCGCCGTCGTCGTAGTTCCCACCCCCAATGTGAAGGCGGTTCTACCGGTCAAGCACATCGTATGCGGTGTCGATGGCTCGGAGGCCTCTCGCCTGGCGCTGCGTTTAGCCATCCGAGAAGCGTCTCGCTGGGGTGCGCGGTTGTCCTGCGTTGGTGCGGTTAATTTTGCCGGTGCGACCTGGCTGCCGGGCTCCGAATATCATCAAGAGGTACTTGACGACGTTCGTTCCGGGTTACGCGACATGGTTGAAGAATCCATGCAGGGCCTTGATGTGGATGTGCGGTGCCATGCGATTGAGGGGAATCCGGCGGCACTTATGGCCGAGTTTTCCACTGCGGTCGATCTTCTGATCGTGGGAACACGCGGTCGAGGCGGCTTCGCGGGGTTACTGTTAGGATCAACCAGTCAGGCGGTACTCCACCACGCCGCCTGCCCGACGATTATCGTGCCGAAACGTACCAGCCAGAACGAGGACGCCATGGGTGCCGAAGTGCCCTGGCAGCGTCCTAGCTAG
- the mscL gene encoding large conductance mechanosensitive channel protein MscL, protein MLKGFKDFITRGNVVDMAVGIIIGGAFQPIVQHLVDYVIMPFVSGVFGKPNFNEIWTITFRNATIQPGFVVTALVNFLLIAAALYFFIVLPMNKFNERLEARKKAEDDAAAETPSDDVALLTEIRDLLARNGSAGATS, encoded by the coding sequence ATGCTTAAGGGATTCAAAGACTTCATCACACGCGGAAATGTCGTAGACATGGCCGTGGGCATTATTATCGGAGGCGCATTCCAGCCGATTGTTCAGCACCTCGTCGATTACGTCATCATGCCGTTCGTTTCCGGCGTCTTCGGTAAACCGAACTTCAACGAAATCTGGACAATCACCTTCCGGAACGCCACCATTCAACCAGGCTTCGTAGTCACCGCACTCGTCAACTTCCTCCTCATCGCGGCAGCACTCTACTTCTTCATTGTTCTGCCTATGAACAAGTTCAACGAGCGCCTTGAAGCCCGCAAGAAGGCCGAAGATGACGCGGCGGCAGAGACACCCTCCGACGACGTCGCACTGCTGACCGAGATCCGCGACCTGCTCGCACGCAACGGCTCCGCGGGTGCCACTAGCTGA
- a CDS encoding SAF domain-containing protein codes for MRLTRLRATLWRLRYLLAALTVLAMLSAVVSAISEVKTPMAQVVVSSRELSAGSKLGGSDLALVEVPRDLVPHGVLTQTDAATDRILTTSLPAGMPLSSTMLLSSDFLASAPPGRVIVSVTITADGTEELAQPGASVALYAPPDDYADTGEAVLVTDKATVVGVGLTESSGGFLSEESNTRILYVSVPQNAASLVLGYGARTTMQVVLLDPA; via the coding sequence ATGAGATTGACTCGTCTACGGGCTACGCTGTGGCGCTTACGTTACCTCCTCGCAGCGCTGACCGTGCTGGCCATGTTATCCGCCGTGGTTTCCGCCATTTCCGAGGTTAAAACGCCGATGGCACAGGTTGTGGTTTCTTCCCGCGAACTATCTGCCGGGTCGAAGCTTGGCGGCAGTGACCTCGCACTTGTGGAAGTGCCACGCGATCTAGTTCCGCACGGTGTTCTCACACAGACGGACGCCGCCACAGATCGCATTCTGACCACCTCTCTACCCGCCGGAATGCCACTGTCATCTACGATGCTGCTGTCCAGCGACTTTCTCGCTTCTGCTCCACCCGGGCGTGTAATCGTATCCGTCACCATAACCGCCGACGGGACGGAAGAACTGGCGCAACCGGGAGCGTCGGTTGCGCTCTACGCACCACCCGATGATTATGCGGATACCGGCGAGGCCGTGCTTGTCACTGACAAAGCCACCGTGGTTGGCGTCGGACTCACAGAGTCGAGCGGCGGTTTTCTCAGTGAAGAGAGTAACACTCGCATTCTGTACGTGTCTGTGCCGCAGAATGCCGCTAGTCTAGTCCTCGGATATGGAGCGAGGACGACCATGCAGGTCGTCCTACTAGATCCTGCATGA
- a CDS encoding 5-formyltetrahydrofolate cyclo-ligase: protein MRMDRVTLPDVSGMDVEDAKQVLRATAREHRSRRPANIRGELGNQWVATAMDFIDDAQIIAVYASVNNEPPTLELCEALIVAGRRVLLPKLGPGLAREWGWYRGADDLAVLAPGRPPEPSGDAIGSEILAEVDVMLVPAMLVDHHGNRIGQGGGWYDRVLKQIRPETRVGAMVYPEEYVDIDLPQCDTDQQVSYVLLPDRWGACGATEPVAVL, encoded by the coding sequence ATGCGTATGGACAGGGTGACACTCCCTGATGTCTCAGGCATGGATGTGGAAGACGCCAAGCAGGTGTTGCGGGCAACGGCGCGCGAGCACCGTTCTCGGCGGCCCGCCAACATTCGTGGCGAACTCGGCAACCAGTGGGTGGCCACCGCGATGGATTTTATCGACGACGCTCAAATCATCGCCGTGTATGCCTCCGTGAATAACGAACCTCCCACGCTAGAACTCTGTGAAGCCTTAATCGTGGCAGGGCGGCGGGTACTGCTGCCGAAGCTTGGGCCCGGTTTGGCACGCGAATGGGGATGGTACCGCGGCGCCGACGATTTGGCGGTGTTGGCTCCCGGTCGGCCTCCCGAACCCAGTGGCGACGCCATCGGGTCGGAAATCCTCGCGGAGGTCGATGTTATGCTCGTTCCCGCCATGCTGGTGGATCATCACGGAAACCGTATTGGGCAGGGCGGCGGCTGGTACGACCGCGTCCTGAAACAAATCCGACCCGAAACCCGCGTTGGCGCAATGGTGTATCCGGAAGAATACGTGGATATTGACCTACCGCAATGCGATACCGATCAGCAGGTCAGCTACGTGCTCCTTCCTGATCGGTGGGGCGCCTGCGGTGCGACGGAGCCTGTAGCCGTCCTCTAA